Proteins co-encoded in one Xiphophorus couchianus chromosome 16, X_couchianus-1.0, whole genome shotgun sequence genomic window:
- the atf4b gene encoding activating transcription factor 4b gives MTMTMTSSQFGLEDMEALLWGPSSPMVDAMDLAFLHPDKDGRQEGGGGSPPGRVSPLASSALSSSSSPPPFYSPPPSPPALDLGGDKAGMESDLLPLSWLDHPVQPRSSQMVSGDSKDNVLSDLDWMAERVDLSDFDLDSLIGSCSPVEDAPSSPEDLLASLDSPMELDSFPLPTLSSAPSASFNHVPSVSGSDPSVTAVGESESLTGGQEVPSSPLLVPEPQEELEVKSEPASPGPSPCVVDSPSSPAFTLDLGSEVDISESEVKPVVASVVPQVPKIVLSLSPTRIILVLTPKNGVGVTPAAAPRSPPASPPQKSPRSRPYPDPKHRASPPSPSTDDLTSGLAASGTERSTSKAPRDKKQKKMEQNKTAATRYRQKKRAEQDSLLVEHAQLERKNVELTEKAESMTREIEYLKELMEEVRQTRLKKGLSADP, from the exons atGACCATGACGATGACAAGCTCACAGTTTGGCCTGGAAGACATGGAGGCCCTTCTCTGGGGGCCTTCCTCTCCCATGGTTGATGCCATGGACCTCGCGTTTCTTCACCCTGACAAAGACGGACGACAGGAAGGCGGAGGAGGCTCGCCGCCGGGGCGTGTGTCGCCCCTCGCCTCCTCGGCCCTTTCTTCTTCATCCTCCCCTCCGCCTTTCtactctcctcctccttcaccgCCAGCTCTTGACCTCGGCGGGGACAAAGCCGGGATGGAGTCCGACCTGCTCCCCCTCTCTTGGTTGGACCACCCCGTTCAGCCGAGATCGAGTCAGATGGTTTCAGGGGACAGCAAAG acaatgtgctcagcgATCTGGACTGGATGGCTGAGAGGGTGGATCTAAGTGACTTTGACCTGGACTCCCTGATTGGCTCGTGCAGTCCTGTTGAAGATGCCCCCAGCTCTCCAGAAGATCTCCTTGCTTCCCTGGATTCTCCCATGGAGCTCGACTCCTTCCCCCTGCCAACCCTCTCAAGTGCTCCTTCTGCTTCCTTTAACCATGTCCCTTCTGTCTCCGGTTCCGACCCCTCTGTCACCGCAGTAGGCGAGTCTGAATCTCTCACTGGTGGGCAAGAGGTTCCATCCTCTCCGCTCCTGGTTCCAGAGCCTCAAGAGGAGCTTGAAGTCAAGTCAGAACCTGCTTCTCCCGGCCCGTCCCCCTGCGTGGTCGACTCCCCGTCCTCTCCGGCCTTCACGCTGGACCTGGGAAGCGAGGTGGACATCTCCGAGAGCGAGGTGAAGCCCGTCGTAGCCTCCGTGGTGCCTCAGGTACCAAAGATCGTACTCTCGCTGTCCCCAACGCGCATCATCCTCGTTCTGACTCCCAAAAACGGCGTCGGGGTCACACCGGCCGCCGCTCCTCGCTCCCCTCCGGCCTCTCCGCCGCAGAAGTCCCCCAGAAGCAGGCCCTACCCTGATCCCAAGCACAGAGCCAGCCCACCCTCCCCCAGCACTGATGATTTAACGTCTGGCCTGGCTGCAAGCGGAACTGAAAGGTCAACTTCGAAAGCGCCAAGGGacaagaagcagaagaagatggagcAGAATAAAACTGCCGCCACGCGCTACAGGCAGAAGAAGAGAGCCGAGCAAGACTCTCTACTGGTGGAGCACGCTCAGCTGGAGAGGAAGAACGTGGAGCTGACGGAGAAGGCCGAATCCATGACCAGGGAGATCGAGTATCTGAAAGAGCTGATGGAGGAAGTTCGCCAGACAAGGCTTAAAAAGGGGCTTAGTGCTGACCCCTAG
- the napsa gene encoding napsin-A produces MRRVRMLCVVLALLVTQCAAVVRVPLYKTRSLRRLMSDNGRTVEELRALARSVGSPDSSPSPRLPVERLTNFMDAQYYGVISIGTPPQNFSVLFDTGSSNLWVPSIHCAFFDLACWVHRRYNSQKSSTYVKNGTEFAIRYGRGSLSGFISEDTVSVAGLSVPGQQFGEAVKQPGITFAVARFDGVLGMAYPSISVAKVTPVFDTAMAAKLLPQNIFSVYISRDPKAAVGGELMLGGTDPQYYTGDLHYVNVTRKAYWQIDMNRVDVGNQLTLCKDSCQAIIDTGTSLIVGPAAEVRALNKAIGALPLLMGEYMIDCKKIPTLPVVSFNIGGKVFNLTGEDYVMKESQMGVSICLSGFMGMDIPPPAGPLWILGDVFIGKYYTVFDRNEDRVGFAPAK; encoded by the exons ATGAGACGAGTCAGGATGCTTTGTGTTGTCTTGGCGCTGCTCGTTACTCAATGCGCCGCCGTCGTAAG AGTTCCTCTGTATAAAACCAGAAGTCTCCGCCGCCTCATGAGCGACAATGGCAGGACTGTGGAGGAACTTCGGGCTCTGGCCAGGAGTGTCGGATCTCCGGACAGCTCTCCGTCCCCCAGGCTGCCTGTGGAGAGGCTGACCAACTTCATGGAT gcCCAGTACTATGGCGTCATCAGCATCGGCACCCCTCCGCAGAACTTCTCCGTCCTGTTTGACACCGGCTCCTCCAACCTCTGGGTCCCGTCTATCCACTGCGCTTTCTTCGATCTGGCCTGCT GGGTTCATCGTCGTTACAACTCCCAAAAGTCGAGCACGTACGTGAAAAACGGAACAGAGTTTGCCATCCGGTACGGCAGAGGCAGCTTGTCTGGCTTCATCAGTGAGGACACTGTCTCG GTTGCGGGTTTATCCGTGCCCGGTCAGCAGTTTGGAGAAGCGGTGAAGCAGCCTGGCATCACTTTTGCCGTTGCCCGCTTTGATGGCGTCTTGGGCATGGCGTATCCCTCCATATCGGTGGCTAAAGTCACCCCAGTGTTCGACACAGCCATGGCGGCCAAGCTGCTGCCACAGAACATTTTCTCCGTCTACATCAGCAG GGACCCGAAAGCAGCAGTGGGAGGAGAGCTGATGCTGGGTGGGACCGACCCGCAGTACTACACCGGAGACCTACACTACGTCAACGTGACGAGAAAGGCCTACTGGCAGATCGACATGAacag AGTTGACGTGGGCAACCAGCTGACGCTCTGTAAAGACAGTTGCCAGGCAATTATCGACACGGGAACGTCTCTAATCGTGGGTCCAGCTGCAGAAGTCAGAGCGCTGAACAAAGCTATCGGCGCTCTGCCTCTGCTGATGGGAGAG TACATGATTGACTGTAAGAAGATCCCAACGCTTCCTGTCGTTTCATTCAACATCGGAGGGAAGGTGTTCAACTTAACTGGGGAGGATTATGTCATGAAG GAGTCTCAGATGGGAgtgtccatctgtctgtctgggTTCATGGGCATGGACATCCCGCCGCCGGCCGGGCCGCTTTGGATCCTGGGAGACGTATTCATTGGGAAGTACTACACCGTGTTTGACAGGAATGAGGACCGAGTCGGGTTTGCACCCGCCAAGTAG